Proteins from a genomic interval of Nostoc sp. TCL240-02:
- a CDS encoding cobalt-precorrin-6A reductase, with amino-acid sequence MRVLILGGTGDAAELAARVATIQGLDAITSLAGRTREPSVPLGDLRVGGFGGVTGLASYLRAMQIDLLIDATHPFANQISFNAADAANEVGVPRLMLIRPPWEKESGDRWMEVDSVEAAAASLQNQAHRVFLTVGRQELAAFAHLEEIWFLMRMIDPPVDDALVPPGMILCDRGPFTLNNEKQILIDNNIDTIVSKNSGGDATKPKIIAAQELGVNVVMVNRPAIPPGEQVSNVDGALVWLLDKLHD; translated from the coding sequence ATGCGCGTTTTGATTCTGGGTGGTACAGGAGATGCCGCAGAACTAGCTGCTAGAGTCGCTACTATTCAAGGATTAGATGCAATCACGTCTTTAGCCGGTCGTACCCGTGAACCATCAGTTCCGTTGGGCGATTTACGAGTTGGAGGCTTTGGTGGTGTGACTGGATTGGCTAGCTATCTGCGAGCAATGCAAATCGACTTATTAATTGATGCAACCCATCCTTTTGCTAATCAAATTTCTTTCAATGCGGCAGATGCTGCAAATGAAGTCGGAGTACCCCGTCTGATGTTAATACGCCCACCTTGGGAAAAAGAAAGTGGCGATCGCTGGATGGAAGTTGATAGCGTTGAAGCCGCCGCCGCATCACTGCAAAACCAAGCACATCGGGTATTTTTGACGGTTGGCAGACAAGAACTCGCCGCCTTTGCTCACCTAGAGGAAATTTGGTTTTTGATGCGGATGATTGACCCTCCTGTTGATGATGCCTTAGTACCACCGGGGATGATATTGTGCGATCGCGGGCCCTTTACCCTCAATAATGAAAAGCAAATCCTGATTGATAACAATATTGATACCATCGTGAGTAAAAATAGCGGTGGCGATGCCACAAAGCCCAAGATTATTGCAGCGCAAGAACTGGGCGTGAATGTTGTGATGGTAAATCGTCCAGCCATACCACCAGGAGAGCAAGTTAGTAATGTTGATGGTGCTTTGGTATGGCTACTTGACAAATTGCATGATTAG
- a CDS encoding DUF1636 family protein, giving the protein MTTTVNISPANSLGVADHTLFVCKTCASVWQEGKRLGESGGEKLLHQLQQLAQDWELRDEFPIQEVECMSACNRSCVVAFAAKGKLTYLFGDLAVDNSASAILKCASQYYVKADGLLPWSERPEALKKGILAKIPPLSH; this is encoded by the coding sequence ATGACTACTACTGTGAATATTTCCCCAGCGAATTCCTTGGGTGTTGCTGACCATACTTTATTTGTTTGCAAAACTTGTGCTAGCGTTTGGCAAGAGGGAAAACGCTTAGGTGAAAGTGGTGGTGAAAAACTTCTACACCAACTTCAGCAGCTTGCACAAGATTGGGAGTTACGAGATGAATTCCCAATTCAAGAAGTTGAATGTATGAGTGCTTGTAATCGTTCCTGTGTTGTTGCCTTTGCTGCCAAAGGTAAATTAACATATTTGTTTGGTGATTTAGCCGTTGATAATAGTGCATCTGCGATACTAAAATGTGCTAGTCAATACTATGTCAAAGCAGATGGTTTGCTGCCTTGGTCAGAGCGTCCAGAAGCCCTGAAGAAGGGCATTTTAGCAAAGATTCCACCTTTATCTCACTAA